A single Xenopus laevis strain J_2021 chromosome 3S, Xenopus_laevis_v10.1, whole genome shotgun sequence DNA region contains:
- the LOC108712977 gene encoding protein FAM219B isoform X1, producing the protein MQMEPRGANFEKKGPYLMGKGTTIQAKLQRQRDLARASLRKKGVLGPTGKVHPASKRSVKFNKGYAALSQASDETLVSLDSDSDTELESRCSSGYSSAEQVSQDVNRQLLQDGYHLDEIPDDEDLDLIPPKPVRSLPCSCCLGESWSCCIQ; encoded by the exons ATGCAAATGGAACCCAGAGGAGCTAATTTTGAAAAGAAAGGGCCTTATCTTATGGGCAAAGGGACAACAATTCAAGCCAAGCTAC AGAGGCAGCGGGATTTGGCTCGTGCATCCCTTAGGAAGAAGGGTGTGCTAGGGCCAACAGGCAAAGTGCACCCTGCATCAAAGAG GTCAGTGAAGTTTAATAAGGGATATGCAGCCCTCAGCCAGGCCTCTGATGAAACGCTTGTGTCCCTGGATTCAGACAG TGATACAGAGCTGGAATCAAGGTGTTCATCTGGATATTCTTCAGCTGAG CAGGTCTCACAAGATGTTAATCGGCAGCTCCTTCAGGATGGCTACCACTTGGACGAAATACCGGATGATGAGGATCTCGATTTGATTCCACCAAAACCTGTGCGCTCCTTGCCCTGCTCCTGTTGCCTGGGGGAATCCTGGTCCTGCTGTATCCAGTAA
- the LOC108712977 gene encoding protein FAM219B isoform X2, whose translation MQMEPRGANFEKKGPYLMGKGTTIQAKLQRQRDLARASLRKKGVLGPTGKVHPASKRSVKFNKGYAALSQASDETLVSLDSDSDTELESRCSSGYSSAEVSQDVNRQLLQDGYHLDEIPDDEDLDLIPPKPVRSLPCSCCLGESWSCCIQ comes from the exons ATGCAAATGGAACCCAGAGGAGCTAATTTTGAAAAGAAAGGGCCTTATCTTATGGGCAAAGGGACAACAATTCAAGCCAAGCTAC AGAGGCAGCGGGATTTGGCTCGTGCATCCCTTAGGAAGAAGGGTGTGCTAGGGCCAACAGGCAAAGTGCACCCTGCATCAAAGAG GTCAGTGAAGTTTAATAAGGGATATGCAGCCCTCAGCCAGGCCTCTGATGAAACGCTTGTGTCCCTGGATTCAGACAG TGATACAGAGCTGGAATCAAGGTGTTCATCTGGATATTCTTCAGCTGAG GTCTCACAAGATGTTAATCGGCAGCTCCTTCAGGATGGCTACCACTTGGACGAAATACCGGATGATGAGGATCTCGATTTGATTCCACCAAAACCTGTGCGCTCCTTGCCCTGCTCCTGTTGCCTGGGGGAATCCTGGTCCTGCTGTATCCAGTAA